CGCGGGTATTGGTTGCCGTAGCGCATGAGCATGCGGATGACCGTGGGCGCGGTGTACAAAATGGTCACGCCATGACGGGCGACAATATCCCACATGCGGTCGGCCTGGGGGTAGAGGGGATGCCCCTCGTACATGACCGTGGTCGTGCCGGCGATGAGGGGACCATAGACCACGTAGCTATGCCCCGTGATCCAGCCCATGTCGCCGGTGCACCAGAAAATATCCGTGGGCTTGATGTCGAAAACCCAGTCCAAGGAACGGTGCAGGGCGACCATGTACCCGGCGTGGCCGTGGACCACGCCCTTGGGTTCGCCACTGGTTCCCGAGGTGTGCAGGATGAAAAGCGGATCGTCGGCATCCATGATTTCGGTCACGGCCTCGGAGCGTTCCTGGCGGACCAGGGCGTCGTACCAGATGTCGCGGGCCTCGCTCATGTCCACGTCGAGCTTGGCCCGGTTGACGACAACCACGGTTTCGACGCAATCGCACCCGGCGACCAGGGCCTCGTCCACCGTGGCCTTGAGATTGATGAGGCGCCCGTTGCGATAAAACCCGTCGGCGGTGACGACCAGCTTGGCCTCGACCTCGGCGATGCGTTGCCGCAGGGACTTGGCCGAAAAACCGGCGAAAACCGCGCAGTGCACGGCCCCGATCTTGGCACAGGCCAGCATGGCCATCATGGTCTGGGGGACGAGCGGCATATACAGCACGACCCGGTCGCCCTTGGCCACCCCCAGGGAACGCATGGCATTGGCCAGACGATTCACGGCGCGATACAGCTCATAATAGGAGTATTTCTGCGTGTCCCCGGCCTCGCCCTCCCAAATGAGGGCCAACTTGTTCTTGTTGGCCGTGGCAATGTGCCGATCCAGGGCATTGTAGACGATATTGCACTGGGCACCCTTGAACCAACGATAACGGGGCGCGTTGGAATCATCGAGAACCGTGTCCCAGC
The genomic region above belongs to Deltaproteobacteria bacterium and contains:
- the acs gene encoding acetate--CoA ligase; this translates as WDTVLDDSNAPRYRWFKGAQCNIVYNALDRHIATANKNKLALIWEGEAGDTQKYSYYELYRAVNRLANAMRSLGVAKGDRVVLYMPLVPQTMMAMLACAKIGAVHCAVFAGFSAKSLRQRIAEVEAKLVVTADGFYRNGRLINLKATVDEALVAGCDCVETVVVVNRAKLDVDMSEARDIWYDALVRQERSEAVTEIMDADDPLFILHTSGTSGEPKGVVHGHAGYMVALHRSLDWVFDIKPTDIFWCTGDMGWITGHSYVVYGPLIAGTTTVMYEGHPLYPQADRMWDIVARHGVTILYTAPTVIRMLMRYGNQYPRMHDLSSLRLLASVGEPISPDTWLWFYKHIGHSECPILDTWWQTETGGCMITPFPVSVLKPGSVHRPMPGVEVDIVDDQGRPLAAGECGFLVITRPWPGMLLDLYRRSELFERVYWPLGPDVFWTGDYAHRDEDGLIWIHGRADDVMNIAGHRIGNVEVENAFLAHKAVSEVAVIGIADKIKGEVAKAFVVLHPDFAILDDRNEIIRMLKNHIRKEVGPVAVIRSVEFVEQLPRTRSGKIARRVLKARENGQEVDPALIDAD